ACGACCAAACCACCATCCACACACTCTCCATTCTCTTTTAACCTTTTCTAGGGTCGTAAACAACATCATAGAACATCCATTTTCAGGTCATTATTTACTATTTCTATTCAGATATCACAGTCGGATATTGGGTCTCCTTTATTTTGACCAGCTTGCCTTTTATTTCAGTCTTTCCAAGTCTATATTTACAAGAGCTGGCTCACTTCATGGTCTTCTCTTTTACCTTATCAAGAAGCTTGCCCTTGTGACCTCATTCCTGTTCCCATACTACATCCGGCCACTTCTTTCAAGGGTCCCAATGAGTTACAACCTTAAAGAGTGGTGACCTTCGACAACCACCGATCCTACACCTACCTACTACCACCATTTCCAACAACACCGCACTGTAAACAGAGGATTACTGTCTCTCTTCACCTTGACAGGATTTAATTCTTGAATTTACCTATTCCTATATAAAAGTGggttttatatttttatttttttttatttatcaCGGTCGTTTACGGATCTAAACACTTTCAACACTACTACTCTTTCATAATTGCTCGATTCTTCCTTATAACTGTTTTATCTAATTCTGAACCGTCATCTATAACGTTCGAAACAATCCCGAAAACACTGGCTTTCCTTCGACTGGTGTGGATACAGATTCCGTTTAACCGCCGTTGAGTTCAGCGAACTATAAAGAAggttttatttaaaatataGGTTCTTGTTTtagtttctttattttcaatgtCCAATTCATCGTTCCCTGCTACTGACCTATTTCCTCACCTTTCTTCCGATGAACAGCCGCCTATGATCCATAGCACTGCTGACCCTTCTTCAACAGGAACAGATATTTCTGAACCTGCACCTTGCCAAGCTCCTTCTACGGAACCGTCATTCTTCGACAACGCAAACACAAAGACCGAACCTGCTGAGGAACCTGTTACAGAGGCTCGCAAACTTTCTTCTGATCCCTCTAGTGCTGTCGCTCGGGAGATTCAATCAAAGCTTTCTTTATCAAAATCCCattcttttgatgaatcTGTTGAAACTCCGTCAACAAATCCTGTAAACGAGTCCCCTAAAtacaaggaagaagattcaCAGGATTATGCGGATGCTGATTCTGAGTCTTCTTTTGCTGAAGCATCTGAACACTTGAAAGACTTAAAGAATTCAGAAGATGAGAAGAATGAAGAGATAGATCCGGAGCTATCGCGTCGTGTTGCTTTACGTGAACGTATGGCGAAAATGAGCGGCGGCCTCGGTATGCAAGCTTTTGGCTTACCCGGAATGGCTGCTCCTTCTCAAATAAAGTCTATGAAAAAGAGCTCTGAACCAGAGTCTGAGCATGAACGTCAACCTATCAATAATCCTTCAAAGCTCGACTTAAACTCAAACAAACCACAAGAGTCTGCTGTTCCTTCAGGAAGATCTATAACTCCTGAGCAAGGTTCCCCGCAACCTTCTACCTACACAGAAGAAAAGTCTGAACCAAACATTGACGAGGAGATATCCAACAGTTCTCAAAGTACTACTCTTCCTGGGTCCGTGGAGCATATTCCTGTAACTGAGGATTTTAAGAGGCAagggaaaaaggaagaaccATCCCCTCCTTCGATTATCACTGACTTCAGCCGCCAAAGTAATCCTCAGGTGGAAGAGGTTTTGCCTCTTTCACAGACTCCCGTTATTGCACGTCTTAAGCCTCATCATGCCAATAATTCTTCTGGCGGCCAGTCTTCGACTTCTGCAGTTGATCCTGCTCATGCTGTTCGTAGAGTTATTGATTCCATTGATCCTCCAAAGGACACAGTGGGCGGGACCGCTGCCGACGTAGAGTCTGCCGCAAATTCACCAATTTCACCTCCTCGATCTTTGAATAGTCGTGAACAGTCCCCTGATGGGAAGTATTCTTCCAATAACACCGACTTTACAGAACGAAGGTTGCCCAGCCGTATCACAGAAGTTTCAGAATCCCAGACTTCTGATGTTGAAAGAGCTCACTCTCAGCGTTCTGCTCATCGCCCATCTCTTACAACACTTCCATCTATAAAGTTTAACAAAATGCAGACTCTTGCTAATTTCAACGAGGAACTAGATGATTTGCCTGCTGTTCCTCGTATATTTAGTCCCCCACCTTTACCCAAAACTCCTTCTGGTGAGTTTGGTGACAGCGAATTCATTCAGCCAAAAAGACAGTTGAACACGACATTTATTCCGGGTCATCAAACTAAGCCATCGACTGCTTCTTCCTTGCGAAACCCTGTTTCAATTTCTACTTCGGGTGGCCGACCTGTCCTTTCTGATGAGCCCGACGAAGCTGATACCCCTGAAGAACCCGATTCCCCAGATTCTTTTACCGAACATCCTCTTCCTGCAGTTCCTGTGTCTGCTGATCCTGTCAAGGAAGCTAGTGGTTCGACAAAATATATTCATACCCAGCGTAAGCCAAGTATTATTGCTCCAACTCCAAGTGTACCTGCAACATCTCCACCGCCAATTCCGGTGTTTCCTATAAATACTGAACCAAAAGCTCCTTCAGTTTCACCTCCTCCTGTTCCCAACGTTAAGTCTGAAGAATCCCGTTATGAATCGTCTGTTTCTCCTTCGGCACCGGTACCTGAAACCAATCAGAATAACTCACTGACCCAGGATATTACACAGTTAGGAAACAGTATGCGTTTGCCTACTAGGCTTGTTCGTCCCTCTTCTGCTGGGAGAAAAGCATCAGGTCCTCGACCGGTAGCACCTCCTTCTATTCCACCTCCACCTCCTGTTTCTATGAGCAAATCAGAGGTATCGAAAGGGCCAGTACTACCAGCTCCAACTTCATCTCCTCCAGTTCCTCCACCCGTGCATCATCAAGCGCCTCCTGCTCCTTCTACAGTTCTACCCTCTGTTCCTCCTCCTACGGCGGATGTGCCACCCGTACCAGTatctcctttttcttctcaaGATTTTAAGAGTAGCTCAAGTCCCAGTGTTTCACAAATTTCGGAACCCAACAATCAGGAAGTAAGTCCTACTGCTATGCCACAAAATAGCGATTCTGTCTCAAGGAATTCTATTTCGTCTATGTCTATACGCCAAGCCCCTGATGTCAACCCTCCTCCTCTCGTTCAGAGGCCATCACAAAGATCAATGAGATCTACTGCTTCCGTTAAACGGCCTTCTATTGTCGCCACAAATGGTCCATTCAATGACGCTTATGTCGCTAAGATTGTTGATACTTGTGCTGAACAAAAATGGTGGCTTGACTCTAGCACGGTGCCCAATTCCGTAGTGAATTTGGATGATTCTGTTTTGTACATGATTAGAGAAGGTACGACGGGtccaaacaaacatttcaaGTCTGTACACATCTTGTTTTATGACTATAGCCAGACGGTTTTGACTTCTACATTTAATCCTGCTACGCATTATGTAACTCAACTTTCGCAGTTACAATTGGCACCTCCAGCGCAGCCCTCTAAGGAGCGACTTGCCCAAGAATTTGAATGCTATGGTAACACTATTTTGAGAAAAGCGAAGGCTTCTCAGGGGCTTACTGTTGGAGATGGTACTGCGTATGCCTTTGTTAGTTCTGTACTCGATAATCTTACTCAAAATATCGAGCCAATTAATAAGCGTACTTTCGGTGCTATTGTGTACGCCAATGACTCAAATGTTACtattcaacaaaatggTGAAATCAAGGCTGGCGACATTGTCACCTTTGAGAATGTTAAATTGAGCGGTCAAAAAGGCACGCTTCGTCACAAGTACGCTTTTGAAGTGGGAAGACCAATCCATGTTGGCATTGTTGCAGAGTGGGAAGTTTCAAGGATGAAAATACGCGCTTTAGAACAAGGACGCGAATCGAAGAAGGTTTCATTAGTTAGTTATAAACTTGGTGATCTGAAGAGTGGTAAAATAACGGTTTGGCGTACGATGCGACGATCATGGTTAAGCTGGACATAGACAAAAGCCTTCCTTACATTTACTTTAAagcgtttgtttttggatgATTTACGTTCATTTTATGcatatttttattcttcgATAATTGACTTATACGAGTCCCTACCTTACATATGATATCTGACTACACGTTGATTTACTTGTATTATAAGAATGGTAATTAAACAAATGTATGTTTAGACATTACTGATGATATTAAGATAAAgtccaagaaaaaatattcaagtAGTATGTGCAAATCCACATGACCAGGATGTAGTTGTAATATAATTTTCAATACTCAATTaaacattatttttttctatcaCCTTTAAATTTAATATACAATAGCTTTAAAATTAGTACTGGTAATCAATCCCATTGGATTCTGCACTTAAACATATTAGAATTATTCTGAGTTTTCGCTCATGAATGAAATAGTGAGTAAACTCAGGAAAATTAGTTGCAGTAGAAACGAAGGATAATAGTAAAAGGCTAATCAAAAATATTGATAACATAAGCAGAAAACCATTGCaagtaataaataacaTATGAAGATTCTGGAGAGAAATGGAACATCATCGTAACCGGTCAAAAACGTAGGAAGTAAAGCTGGAATGTAGAGAGGAAGATAAGACAATTTGTGCTAGCAAAAGTTCCAAACAAGTAAATcaacgaagaaaaagggaaattAAAGAGGGAGTAGTACTTTACAAGTTgtgaaaaagaggaaaaggaaTATTACGACGAGGTTTTAGGTGATGAATCAGATGCGTCTTCAACGTCAAGATTGACTGCCAGATTGTTTCTTGTATTTTGAGCACTGTTTGCCATAACAGGCTCTTCAGCTACCGCTTTCAAGTCCttatagaaaaaggagTTCAGCTCATCAGGTTCCATAGCAAAAACTCCTTGTCCTCCAAGGAAAGGTCCTGAATAAGGCGCAACACGAAGTTGTCCATTTTTGTACATTGTGTACGAAATACGGTATTCCTTAGAAAAGAGTGGGAAAGTCCTATTCCGAGACACGGTGCGAGTTTTGGGTAATCTAAGAACCAAACCGCCTAAACCATAATGAGCGGTAGAAGTGTCTGAATTCAAGGTATGTGCAGTCAGTTTTCGATGGTGATATCCACTATTAGACTCATATTTGGGTGTAACGTGTGAAGTTATTAAAGGTACGTTACTGTACTGTATGCCACCGGCTACATTAaattttctgaaattcgGGTTTTCTATAGGAGTATAGTCATTCAACTTTTGGCTTCGAGAACCAAATCGATTGTGACTCTTTGGCTCAGTTGTTTTGGAGTCCTTAGCCAACTCCTGGGCTATTGCCTGCTCTGCCGGATCCCTTACGAATCCAGCATCAAACCAGTTTCGTAAAAGGCGAACGAATCGTGCGCTTGACTTAAAGTCCATTTGATTGTATACACTATCCAGCTCATTCACGGAAATaaatcttgttttcacCCGGGGTAAATTTCGTTTACAGCCCCAATCCCCGCGAGCTCCCTCTgcttgttttgttgttaATGATTGCTGCAAAGGGAACAGGCTGTTTGCCGTAGATGAACTGGACTCTGGGAAACATTTTGTCAAAGACACAGCCCTCGAATTTCGTAATAAATTTGCAAAACTCATGTCTTTTTtccctctttttttttatgtaaAAATAGgttttatttatacaaGATCAAATAAGTGACCTTCTTTATACGGAATACCTTGCTTCGTATTTGGTAAAAAAGGAACGTATGCTGACGGAGTAGATGCCATCCTTGATGTTAGGGTAGGGTTATGGAGCTTACTCTTGGGCTTCCTATACTCACTTCTAGAATCAAATTGGAATTAATGAGTGAATAGACGTGAAATTATGTTGGTATAAGTGTTCTTAGCGCGTGGTATTCGTCTACTTCGGGTCCATCTGGGAAAAGGTCAAGATTGACATTCTGACCGATaagcattttcaaaagtattAATGCTCCCCCTAGAATAGTATTAGTATATTTCTTACAGTATTTCCAATCAACACAATACTTACATTTGTCTAATACTTCTCCAGAGCAAATTCCTCCTTCAAACTGGATGCTTGTAATGCATTGAGGACAACCTTCGCGTATTTTACATCCACAGTTTTGCAGACGATCTATTGCCATGATTACCAATTCGTCAACATACGTATAGGCTTTCTTGCACAAGTTTGCTCCACCGCATTCACCACAGTTGTCGTAAAATATTAAACGTGATGGTCTTCTTCGCTCACTAGCTTCTTgcttgaattctttttcacctGACTTGCATTCCGTTCGTATATCGTTCCCGCCGTTTCCAGCGAATATTGGCATTAAGGACATTAAAGCATGCTGAGCAGCGTGTATACTTGCTGAACcgtttatttttttccacGATAAAATCTCCACGATATGCCATGGAACATCAATCCAAAACCCACGGCTAATCATTTCAACCGGGTTATCCACAATATCAACGACGTCTAATATATCTCTCTGTTTATTAACTTTAAAGTAGCCAAATACATGTAATGTCACTGAGACGTTTCCTTGAAAGACATTAATATTACCTGACTGCAGGGTTTTTCTTGAGAGATTCCGTTGAGGATCAATGTCAGTATAATCTCTTTGAAGAGTAGACCATTCTACGTCTACCCTGTTACACGTAATTAACCTCCTTGGAATATTCAACGTTTTCACAATGAACGTCTTTCCTTGATATACATAAACAGCCCCTTCATAAGCACCAAGCATAACACGAAATGGTTCCAATTGCTCCAAAACAACGTTTCTATCATCGGTTACATCAACCAAGGTATACATGTCTTCATTGATGTTGCGAATTTGTACTTGGGCTGCAGGAAAAGGCAAGTATTTAGGGtgaggaaaaaacaaatctttttcgttttttgcCAAATGATCTTTGCATACTTCAGAGATTTCACCCTCAAAAAATCGACTGTCGCTCATTGTGTTTATCGGCAACTCAAAAGCCGCACACTGTAAATGATTTGCCATCAAAGCTTCATTATCGAGATCCAATGTCAATTGTGCGTTAGGATGTGTGTGAATTAAGGTAGGGTGTTGTAAGTAATATTGATCTACAGGGAAGGTTTCAACAACGTATATCGCCATGGAGGATTTGTTTCGTCTTCCGGCCCTTCCAAATTGTTGTCGTAGATTAGATAATGAGCTTGGAAAACCAACGGTGATGGCTGCGTCTAGGGAGCCTATGTCAATACCTAATTCGAGGGCGTTCGTTGCAACAATTCCATAAAGGTTACCacaaaacatttctttttctatttttctCCTCTCTTGAACTGTATACCCAGCCCTGTAgctttgaattttctcTAATAAGTACTCCTTACGAGATGCTTTCAGTTGTCCTCTTACCAATCTCATCAGTGATTCGCAAGCTTTTCGAATTCGGCAAAAGACTATAGTACGAACTTTTCTCTCAGCAAGATAAATAAGTAAATTAGCAGCCTCCATAATCGCCGGTTTCCTTCCTGAATtaacattctttttatctaCCAAAGGAGGATTCCACATTAAGAAATGCTTTGCACCCGAAGGCGAAGCTGTGTAATCTATAAGTCTTACATTTTTAACTCCAAAAATCATGTTCATATGCCGTATTGGTTGTTCAATTGTAGCCgaacaagaaacaaatctATACCGATCATTGCTATAGTATTCTGCTATCCTTCGTAACCTTCTCATAATCATGGCAACATGAACACCGAAAATACCGTTATAAATATGTGCTTCGTCtaatacaaaaagcttcaagtttttgaaaaagcgATCCCATCGTTGATGGTTTGGTAAAATCGTCTGGTGCAACATATCCGgatttgtaaaaataaTACTTGAGTTTTCAATTATTCCATTCCTTGATTCAATTGCTGTATCGCCATCAAATGTATCAATCCGTATATGAGCCAACGAAGGCATATAACTTAATACATCCATTAAAGATCGTTTCTGATCTTGTGCCAGAGCCTTTGTAggaaagacaaaaaaggaagtagACTCTAtgtctttttccaattcatcCAAAATAGGTATTTGATAAATCAAGGACTTTCCACTGGAAGTACCTGTTGAAACGATGACATGAGTATTCTCCCAAAGAGCATTTATTGCATCGACTTGATGGGAATATAGTCTTTCGATATTCTTAGAACTGTATAAAGCATTTACCAAACTTTGAGAAAGATTACGTTTCAAGTTTCCAAATCGCGGTTCAACAGCAGGGTATTGACATAAACTTTCTCGAACTATTTGACCTTCATAGGTACTTTCCTCAGCCAAATTCACTAGTACATCTTCAATTGAAGATGGAACCTTTAGTTCATGGTCCTCAACTGTCTTTGAGGGAGAATGTATTACAGCATCAGGAGGAATAGGTATCCttttttcagcttcttcaatcAAATGCTCTTCCGGATTTATCTTTTTAGCATTGCAAAAACCTAAAAATTCTTGTAATCTCCgtgaaaaaattgtattGCGACTGTcgatttccttctttagTGCACTTATATCAAACTTCCCTTTCTGGATTCGTGATTTCATAGTAGGCCCCTCCTTTTTTTGACGTTTAACTGTAGATTCAGAAGTTTGATTTAAACAAACTGTCAGAACGTAATTCGATTCCTGAGAGTGCTGGCCATCAGAGTATATTTGTTTAGGAATATCTGCGTAAACATTCTTGTTCATTTCCATTGCCAAGCTGTCAAATGACTTATAATTTAACTCAATTAGGTCTGGAACGACTGTTTTAAGCTGGGATAATTCCAAAAGTGAGAGATCTCTTTTTAAGGATTGACGTACGCTAGAGTTTAACAAGGGAAACGTTATTGTTaaagaatttcttgaataaagaaaagtataTGTTGTATTGATGATCTTGAATACATCAAACAAAGTATTTAAAGCAGGCGAAAGTCTCGTCGACTCTAAATCAACATCATGACTACGTTTTTTTGAAGGTCTCTTTGGTTTCTGAAGATATAAAGTATTTATGCCcgattcattttttattccatCCAAATTTATATCATCATTTTCCTGCTTAACGGGCGAATCTACCATAACTAGAGCAAAGTGCTAGCTAGTTTAGTTCAAGAAGGAATTCAACAAATGATGCCACTTAAGAGACAGACAAGTGGTGAATAATAAAGTATTTCATTAatcaagtaaaaatatttttcattaaagtatatcatttttttaaatcttcatcttccagTAAGTCAGCTGGGAGTCTGAAAAATTTAACATCACGAACGGATTCAGGTAAATACTACCAGCATTAGTGACCttctaccaaaaaaaagaaaaagaaaattactTACCTCTTGCTTAACTAAACCATCTTTATAATCCGGATTATATTTGTATCCTTTATGATAGCCTAGttgtttcatcaaattAGTGGGTGCATTTCGTATATGCAAAGGAATTTCAGCCCTTCCTGCATCAGGATTTACTGATAGAAATCGCTTAACATTATTGTAAGCTTTGTAAACATCCACAGACTTTGGAGCCATCGCCAAAGCAACGGCACAATGGGCCAATATGACATCCGCTTCCGGCATCCCAACCTGTTGTACAGAAGTAAATGTGCTTGAAGCCAACGGAAGCATTGAATTATCAGCTGTTCCGATATCCTCACTAGCAATGCGTACCATCCTACGAGCGACGTACAATGGATCTTCACCAGATTCCAACATACGTCCTAGGTAATAAAGAGAAGCATCAACATCGCAACCTCGTACAGACTTGTGGAAAGCAGAAATGGTATCATAGTGTACATCACCAACGCGATCATACACAGCTGAGGAGCGTACTAACTTTTCCttaatttcttccaaagtaATGGGGCCTTGACGCAATAATCCTATAGCCATTTCCAAACAATTTAAAGCCATTCTAGCATCTCCATCGGTGATAGCTGAAACATATTCCAATATTGAAGGATCAATATTGGGTATTTCACCAAGTCGATCTCTTTCTAATTGGCAGCCATgttccaaaattttcaaaacatgCTTTTTATCTAGTTTTTTTAAGACAAATACGGGGCAACGAGAAATGAGGGCAGAGTTAAGACGAAACGAAGGGTTCCTACAAGTTAGTAAAGCATTTCCAGCAAATCATTTATACATACTCGGTAGTAGCGCCTATTCTATATCAGTTAGAATTGTTATCAATCTCATTACTTACAATGTGATTGAACCTTTCTCGACTAAAGGCACTATTATGTACATATTAGTAAAAAGGTTTCGTaaggaaagcaaagttCTTACAAAAGATATCTTGTTGGGCTCTATTGAAACGATGTACTTCGTCTAGAAACACTATGGTTTTGCTTCCAGTTAACCGAAGATGATTTTGAGATTCCTCAAATATTTTTCGACATTCTTGCACTGAAACCGAAGTAGCTGAAACCTCCAAAAATCTCGATTTCGTAGTAGCTGCAATGATTCTTGCTAAAGTGGTCTTTCCGGTACCACTATTTCCCCATAGAATCATTGATGGACATTCGTCATGTTCTATCATATTTCGAATAACTCCACGAGAACCTACTAATTCCTCCTGACCGACATAATCTTCCAAAGTCGCCGGCCTTGCACGTTCAGCGAGAGGCCGTATATCTCTTTTAGAAGCTCTTGGTTTTTTGGTAGACGAAGCATTGACAGAACCCTGTGAAGGACAAGAGGAAGGAGTATTTCGTTTTAAAGGACtaggtttttctttcttaaaaaaCGGTGAAACTTGTTTCGGAGGGGATGATGCTGCaggtttttcaaaatgagAATCTAAATGAGCATTTATGTCTGATAGGTCGACTTCTTGACCGCAAGTTGGACAATTACATTTTTGGCCTTGCTCGTTTTTTAACATTTTGACGCGACTTATTTGCTGTGAAAAATCTTGAACGCGTCAAATACGTATAGTCCGTTCCTTGAAAGTAAATTTGGCGGTTCCAAGTCCAAACGTTTAATCAATTTacctttaatttttaaattaaattctGCAGAAGTTTTGTAATCCAAATACCTAATCCGATAAAAGTTTGAAGTGTGATGCTGAGTAGGGAATCCAAGAAATACTTGACAGGAGCGAGATGACAACCAAACTATTTAAACACAGTCTTTCCTAATCTAAATGGTTATAAAATGCCTTAATTCAACCATTAAATAATGGACTGCCCATCTTGACTCATTTTCTAATGTCGTTAAGTATTTCATGTGCGTCAGTCTCAAAGAACACAATCATAACGGGTAAGGTAATTGACATTAGTATGCTCTTTAAGCATTATTGATTTCTATAGTCCTTATATTATATGGAATGAGCGGCTGTGCGACAATATTGTATTATTCAAATGACAATAAAACTGCTTCAGACTTGAAACTTACGACGAGTGAAATTTAGATTAAACTTAACATCTTCGTATTGCTTTAATACTTCTCGTGATAGCAGTGAAACGGGTGCTAATCGATATACAATAAGACTTTGCTGTATATTTGGCTTTTATTAAAATCCTGCTTTCATGAAGGGCATCTGTTTCAACTAGAATTGCAAATTTTCAGGATTTCTTCGACAACTGAACAAGAAGAGCTATATGATAGCAAATAGCAAATATAAAGGCTTTCATTGAAGTAATAacataaaagaagaaattacaTTGAATAAAGCTTTCCTTGTTTGGgaaaaaggatgaaaaCAGAAGTTCTACAAATAAGATGGCATTACGATGCTAATGACGACCACACGCCGATTTATTCTGTcgatttccaaaaaaatggaaataaTAGATTTGCTACATGCGGAGGGGACAGTAAAATAAGGGTATGAACGATCAATGGGAAGAAAGCTATTCATGACAGTACACGCTTTCGAGAGTTAAATTTATTAACAGGGTAGATTTGGAAATATACATGCGATTATGAAAGTATGAACCCGAAAATTGAATTTCTATCTACACTAAGTCGACATGCACAAGCCGTGAATGTTGCTCGATTTAGTCCACAAGGTAATTTACTCAGGAAATAAGACTAAGTTTTGCATTTGCTAATTTTCTCAGGAGACATATTAGCGACAGCTGGAGACGAGGGTACTATCTTTCTTTGGGTTCCATCTTCTACTCCAGCAGCTACGCTGGCAGATGATGCCGAAGAGCTTGCGCttgcaaaagaattttgGAAAGTAAAAACTGTATGTCGTTCTATGGGTGCAGAAGTTTATGATATTTGCTGGTCTCCGGATGGAAATTATTTAATTGCAGGTGCAATGGACAATAGTACACGGATATACAATACGCAAACAGGTAATATGAACCATTCGCGATTATTGTTGACTAATTGGTTTTGTGTAGGGCAGTTATTGTTTCAGAACTTCGACCACCTTCATTATGTTCAGGGTGTAGCTTGGGATCCTCTGAAGGAATATGTGGTGACTCAAAGCAGCGATCGGTCAATATGTGTTtataaatttgaaaaacaaataagaGACTCCTCACTTCCTCAGTTAAATTTCAAGTCACGAATCCATCGCATAGAATACTTGAATACTCATAATTCAAAGTCATCTTCTATTACGACACAACAAACCAGCGATATCGAAGTGGATAATGTTCAAGACAACAATTCCAAAGACGAAGCTTATAGCTTGGACCCTGATCCTCAGACAAATGCGAATTTAGATGCTGTATCTGAAAGTGGCACGGAAAATGCATCTAAAATTACTTATTCTTTATACTGTAATGAAACGcttgtttcattttttcgtCGCCCAACATTTTCTCCAGATGGCTTTCTATTGATTACTCCAGCTGGTAAGCTTCGATTACACGGTCAGCCGAATACTGAATCAATACATACCGTGTACATATATACCAGGTCAAGCATTCTAAGGCAACCTGTAGCTTCTCTAACTGGATTCCCAAAGCCAGCAATTGCTGTGCGTTTTTCTCCTAAAATATATGAACTAAGACAAGTCTCGAAGCATAGTCCGCCGTCTTCATGCATTGAACTCCCCTATCGGATGATTTTTGCAATTGCTTGCCAAGATGCCGTTTATATTTATGATACCCAATCCTGCAAACCATTTTATAGAGCTGCAAACCTTCATTACTCTACCCTAACTGATCTGGCCTGGAGTGATGACGGTACCGTTCTCTTAATGACTTCTATAGATGGGTTTTGTTCTAGCATAAAATTCACACATGAAGAGTTAGGAAATCTTTACGAGCAACAACTTGCTGTTCCGGCGAAGGAAACAACACCAGCTGTAACCGTTTCGATCCCTGCCAAACCCGAAAAGGAATCCAAGTCTTCCAAAGAATCTAAAGTGAAGGAAAATGATCCTTCCCAACCtcagaaaaagagaattgcGCCTACTCCCCTATATCCCCAAAACTAACTTATATTGAAATCTGGTATCTGCCTTTTTCAGAATTAACATTTAATTGATATATGAAATAGTAAACTGCTAAAACAAGTTCATTGTATTTGAATCTGATAAGCATTATATTGGTTTTCTTAGAGTTTTCGGCAttgattcaa
The nucleotide sequence above comes from Schizosaccharomyces osmophilus chromosome 3, complete sequence. Encoded proteins:
- the mrp51 gene encoding mitochondrial ribosomal protein subunit L51-bS1m; translated protein: MSFANLLRNSRAVSLTKCFPESSSSTANSLFPLQQSLTTKQAEGARGDWGCKRNLPRVKTRFISVNELDSVYNQMDFKSSARFVRLLRNWFDAGFVRDPAEQAIAQELAKDSKTTEPKSHNRFGSRSQKLNDYTPIENPNFRKFNVAGGIQYSNVPLITSHVTPKYESNSGYHHRKLTAHTLNSDTSTAHYGLGGLVLRLPKTRTVSRNRTFPLFSKEYRISYTMYKNGQLRVAPYSGPFLGGQGVFAMEPDELNSFFYKDLKAVAEEPVMANSAQNTRNNLAVNLDVEDASDSSPKTSS
- the bbc1 gene encoding WIP family cytoskeletal protein Bbc1, coding for MSNSSFPATDLFPHLSSDEQPPMIHSTADPSSTGTDISEPAPCQAPSTEPSFFDNANTKTEPAEEPVTEARKLSSDPSSAVAREIQSKLSLSKSHSFDESVETPSTNPVNESPKYKEEDSQDYADADSESSFAEASEHLKDLKNSEDEKNEEIDPELSRRVALRERMAKMSGGLGMQAFGLPGMAAPSQIKSMKKSSEPESEHERQPINNPSKLDLNSNKPQESAVPSGRSITPEQGSPQPSTYTEEKSEPNIDEEISNSSQSTTLPGSVEHIPVTEDFKRQGKKEEPSPPSIITDFSRQSNPQVEEVLPLSQTPVIARLKPHHANNSSGGQSSTSAVDPAHAVRRVIDSIDPPKDTVGGTAADVESAANSPISPPRSLNSREQSPDGKYSSNNTDFTERRLPSRITEVSESQTSDVERAHSQRSAHRPSLTTLPSIKFNKMQTLANFNEELDDLPAVPRIFSPPPLPKTPSGEFGDSEFIQPKRQLNTTFIPGHQTKPSTASSLRNPVSISTSGGRPVLSDEPDEADTPEEPDSPDSFTEHPLPAVPVSADPVKEASGSTKYIHTQRKPSIIAPTPSVPATSPPPIPVFPINTEPKAPSVSPPPVPNVKSEESRYESSVSPSAPVPETNQNNSLTQDITQLGNSMRLPTRLVRPSSAGRKASGPRPVAPPSIPPPPPVSMSKSEVSKGPVLPAPTSSPPVPPPVHHQAPPAPSTVLPSVPPPTADVPPVPVSPFSSQDFKSSSSPSVSQISEPNNQEVSPTAMPQNSDSVSRNSISSMSIRQAPDVNPPPLVQRPSQRSMRSTASVKRPSIVATNGPFNDAYVAKIVDTCAEQKWWLDSSTVPNSVVNLDDSVLYMIREGTTGPNKHFKSVHILFYDYSQTVLTSTFNPATHYVTQLSQLQLAPPAQPSKERLAQEFECYGNTILRKAKASQGLTVGDGTAYAFVSSVLDNLTQNIEPINKRTFGAIVYANDSNVTIQQNGEIKAGDIVTFENVKLSGQKGTLRHKYAFEVGRPIHVGIVAEWEVSRMKIRALEQGRESKKVSLVSYKLGDLKSGKITVWRTMRRSWLSWT